Genomic segment of Paenibacillus sp. FSL R5-0912:
CGCCGCCTCCGTGAAGGACAATATTGTTCTGTTCAAAGACGGCTACACAGACGCAGATGTGCAGCATGCCGCAGCGCTCAGCCAAATTGCCGGAAGTATCGAGGCGTTCCCGGAGGGCTATGATACTCTGCTGGGTGAACGCGGTGTGAACCTGTCCGGCGGACAGAAGCAGCGGCTCGCAATCGCGCGGGCACTGATCCGGAAACCGGCCATCCTGATTCTGGACGATGCGCTGTCAGCGGTGGATGCGGTAACGGAAGGACAGATTCTGAACAGCCTGCGGCAGACCCGCAAGGGGAAGAGTAATATCCTGATCTCTCACCGGGTATCGGGCATCATGGAAGCCGACGAGATCATCGTGCTGGATAAAGGTCGTATTGCCGAACGGGGCACCCACGAGTTGCTGCTGAAGAAAGGAGGCATGTATTATGACATCTATACCGAACAGCTTGAAGAAGGAGAGGTCTGCTAGACGGGACAAATCCGAAGCTGGTGCAGTGAGGCTGCTGCTGCGGTTATCTGCCCCTTACAAGTTCCAGCTCCTGCTTGCCTGTCTGTGCGTGGTGATTGTAAATGGCGCTTTTCTAATCCAGCCGCTGATTCTGCAGCGCGTGATCGACCACTTCCTGATCGGAGGCGCCGCTCAGAGCGGACTGAATTCGATTGGAGGCTTAGCCCTGCTGTATGTGACCGTAGCTGCGGCTGGCGGGATCTTCTCGTATCTTCAGGCGCTGATTGCCGGCAAAGCGGGACAGAGCCTGATCCATGAGCTGCGGGTCAGAGTGTTCTCCATCATTGAACGGCTCCCCCTACCTTATCTGGACCGGACCTCCTCCGGGCGGCTGATTACCCGGGCCACCAACGATACAGCTGAGATCAGCGAGCTATACACGGATGTGGTCATCTCGCTGGTCAAGGATGTGCTGCTGCTGCTGGGGATCATCTACGCCATGCTGCTGCTCAGCCCGTCCTTAACGCTGGTTTCTTTTACCGTCATTCCGGTGATGACCTTCCTGGTCCTCTTCATTAAGAACCGGATCAAAAAGAACTTCTTCCATATGAAGCACTATATCGGACAGATTAACGGTTTCTTTGCCGAGAGCCTCTCCGGGATGCGGGTCATTCAGAGCTTCCGCGCCGAGAAGGAAAAAGAGGATCAATTCCTGAAGCTGAACGGGGAGTATTTCAGAACCACCCTGATACAGGTGCGCCTCAACAGTGTGCTGAAGCCGGCTTCGGACATGTTCCAGAGTCTTGCCGTAGCCATCCTGGTATGGTACAGCATCAGCCGGATCTCCGGCGGCACCCTGCAAATCGGTGTACTGTTTGCGTTCACGACCTATATTAAGCAGTTCTTCAATCCGATCTCGGATCTGGCTGACAAATACACCTCTATACAATCTGCGCTCGTATCCACGGAACGTATCTTTGAGCTGATCCGGGAGGAGGACCGCCTGGAGCAGCCGGATAGCGGCTTGCCGATGGAACGCCTGCACGGAACCGTTGAGTTCCGCCATGTCTGGTTCGCCTATAACGACGCCGACTGGGTGCTGAGAGATGTAAGCTTCGTGATCGGTAAAGGACAGACCGCCGCCTTCATCGGGGAGACCGGGGCGGGCAAAACGACCATAATCAGTCTGATCAACGGCTTCTACCGCGTGCAGAAAGGCGAGATTCTGATCGACGGTGTCAATGTGAACGATATCCGGCTGGATGATCTGCGGCGGAATATTTCCGTTGTGCTCCAGGATGTCTTCCTGTTCTCAGGCACGATCCGTGACAATATCACCCTCGGTGACGATATTGCCGAGGAGAACGTCCTCGAGGCCCTGCAGGCCTCCTGCGCTGAAGAGTTCGTGCTGGGCTCTCCCGGAGGCATCGAGGGGCCTGTTACCGAGCGGGGTGGCACCCTGTCCGCTGGCCAGCGCCAGCTCATCTCCTTCGCCCGGGCCATCGCCCATGATCCGGCGATCTTCGTGCTGGATGAAGCCACAGCCAACATCGATACACATACAGAGAAGCTGATTCAGAAAGCGATCGACAATGTGGCCAGCGGCAGAACGACACTGATCATCGCCCACCGGCTGTCGACGATTGCCGGAGCCGATCTCATCATCGCAATGAAGGAAGGCCGAATCGCCGAATCCGGCCATCCGCGCGAGCTGCGGCAGCGGGGCGGCTATTATGCCGAGCTGCTGGAGGAGAGCCGAAATCATATTATGAGTTCGTGAGACATTCGTAACCTTCGGAGTCTGCTAATTGCACTTTCTGCAATAGAATCCGCAATTTGCTAAGCTAGATCTCATTCTGCTGTATTTCGTACAACTGAATTCTGGAATTCTGTCCAGGAGCCCCTCATTTACTGAATTCTTATGTACAAAATGCTACAGATTCGATTTTCCTGCGGATTCCGGGTTCATCTAATGTATGAAGTGCAACAGAATCAGAATCCAGCCTTGTCCGAACTCCATTAGCCAACATCAGCATTTGAAAAACTCCACGCCACCAGTCCCCCGGGCGGCTTACCGCCCGGGGGACTGGTCTGCCCACTTGTCCGCTGCCGGGGCAGCCAAAAATCAGCGGCTGTCACGGGCAGCTCCCCCTCCTTCAGGTACAATTTCCGCCGGATACAGGCGCAACAAAATACTTAAAAAAAATACTAATAAATTATAAGAGAATAGAATGCAGGCGGGGCTTGGTTTTATCCCTTTTTAACCAGCTAATCAGGGGGTTAGAAGGACCTGTGGGTCTATTGACTTTTCAATATATGGTAGTAAAATGATTAAACGTTACTAAATATAGTGTATATAATAGAAAAGCCAATAAATCTAGTGAAATGGCCCATCATCATTTGTCAAGTAGAAAGAGCTAATGTTATAGGAGGTTAGGGACCATGTTGATTGCTTACGATTCCAAGACCGGCAACGTTAGAAGGTTCATCAATAAGCTGAAGCTTCCCGCTGTTCAAATCGAAGAGCATATGACGATCGACGAGCCTTACGTGCTTGTTACATACACCACGGGATTTGGACAGATTCCAGAGAAGGTATCCTCATTCTTAGAGAAGAACCATTCCAGGCTCAAAGGCATCGCCGCGAGCGGCAACAAAAACTGGGGTGAGCTATATGCGCATAGCGCAGATTTAATTGCACAGCGTTACAACGTACCGGTGGTCGGCAAGTTTGAGTTGTCGGGAACATTTGGTGATGTACAGCGCATAAAACAGGAGGTGGACCGGGTTGCGGCATATTGAACTGAACAACATGTTGATGAAGAGAGACGAAAGCGGCTTTTTCCAATTGGATAAGGACCAGGAGGCAGTAGCCGAGTTCATGCGGGATGTGGAGCGGCGCAGCCTGACTTTTAAGGATACGAAATCCAAAGTGGATTATATGATTGCCAATGATTACTACGAGGACCTGTATGACCGTTATTCCGCAGCTGAGATGGAGGACGTCTACCGGATTGCCCACGAATATAACTTCCAGTTCCCTTCCTATATGGCGGCTTCCAAGTTCTACACAGACTATGCCGTCAAAAGCAATGACCGTAAGCAATACCTTGAGCATTACCCGGACCGCGTAGCTGTAGTGGCCCTGCATCTGGGACGCGGCAACGTGGAGACGGCCCGCACGCTGGTCCGCTCGATGATGGAGCAGCGCCTGCAGCCGGCTACGCCGACCTTCCTCAATGCCGGCAAGAGCCGCCGCGGTGAGATGGTCTCCTGCTTCCTGCTGGAGATGGACGACTCACTCAATTCGATCAACTATGTACTGAACACCTGCATGCAGCTGTCGAAGATCGGCGGCGGTGTGGCCGTCAATCTGTCCAAGCTGCGCTCGCGCGGCGAGACGATTAAGGGCGTAGAGGATGCGGCCAAAGGCATCATGCCTGTCCTGAAGCTCATGGAAGACGGCTTCTCCTACGCGGACCAGATGGGTCAGCGCAAGGGTTCGGGCGCGGCTTATTATAATATTTTTGGCTGGGACGTACTAGAATTCCTGGACAGCAAGAAGATCAACGCCGACGAACGGACACGCCTGAAGACGTTGTCCATCGGCCTGATCGTGCCTAACCGCTTCTACAAGCTGGCGCAGGATAATCAGCCGCTGCATGTATTCGCTCCTTATACTGTATTCCAGGCATATGGAACGCATCTGGATGACATGGATCTGGACGTGATGTACGATACCTTGCTAGCAGATTCACGCGTGAAGAAGAAGGTTGCCATGAGCGCACGCGACATGCTGACCAAAATTGCCATGATCCAGCTCGAATCGGGCTATCCATATATTATGAACAAGAGCAATGCCAATAACGCCCATGCCCTGCGTAATGTGGGTCAGATCAAAATGTCGAACCTGTGCACCGAGATTTTCCAATTGCAGGAGACTTCCGAGATTAACAACTACGGAGAGCAGGACGCGATCCGCCGTGATATCAGCTGCAACCTGGCTTCCCTCAACATTGTGAATGTGATGGAGCACGGCAAGATCCGTGAATCCGTTCATGAAGGCATGCTCGCACTTACTGCAGTCAGCGATATGACTACGGTATCTAATGCTCCTGGCGTGGCTAAAGCGAACAAAGAGATGCACTCCGTCGGCCTGGGTGTGATGAATCTGCACGGTTACTTTGCCAAGAACAAGATTGCTTATGAGAGTGAGCAGGCCCGCGATTTCGCGCGCACCTTCTTCATGACGATGAACTTCCATTCGATTGAAAAGAGTATGCAGATCGCTGCTGAGACGGGTGAGACCTTCCACGGCTTCGCAGCATCCGATTATGCGTCCGGCGTGTATTTCGACCGCTACCTGACCACAGACTACCGTCCGGTTACTGCAAGAGCGCAGGAGCTGTTCCAGGGCATCTACATTCCTACAACCGAGGACTGGAAGCAGCTGCGTGATGACGTTATGAAGAACGGCCTGTACCATGCCTACCGTCTGGCGATTGCACCGACTGCGAGTATCTCTTATATCCAGAATGCCACGTCCAGCGTCATGCCGATTGTAGAACAGATCGAGACCCGCACTTATGCCAACTCGACGACCTACTATCCGATGCCTTACCTGCGTCCGGACAATGTGTTCTTCTATAAATCCGCGTACCAGATGGACCAGTTCAAGGTGATTGACCTGATTGCGGAAATTCAGCCTCATATCGACCAGGGTATCTCAACGGTCCTGCATGTGAACAGTGATGTAACGACCCGCGAGCTGGCTCGCTCTTACCTGTATGCGGCACACAAAGGGCTGAAATCCCTGTACTACACCCGGACCAATAAACTGTCTGTCGAGGAATGCCTGTCCTGCTCCATCTAAGAGCGAGCGCAGGTACAGAAAGGGAGAATATACGAATGAGTGCTATCAAAGCCGTGAACTGGAACCGTCCGGACGACGACTACTCGCTGATGTTCTGGAATCAGAATATTATGCAGTTCTGGACCGACGACGAAATTCCATTATCCGATGACAAAATGTCCTGGCTCACGCTGAGTGAGATCGAAAAGGACTCCTTTATGAAGGTGCTGGGCGGACTGACCCTGCTCGATACCATTCAGGGCGGCGTAGGCATGCCGCAGATTATGGAGCATGTGGACGGCTTGCAGCGCAAGGCGGTCCTCGGCTTCATGGGGATGATGGAGCAGATCCATGCCAAGTCTTACAGCAGTATTTTTACGACACTGGCTTCTACTGAGGAGATTGACGGCATCTTCCGCTGGGTGGAGGACAATACGTTCCTGCAATTCAAGGCAGAGACCATCTCTGAATATTACAAGAAGATTGAGTCGCCCAAAGACCTCTATCTCGCGATGGCTGCCTCTGTTCTACTGGAGAGCTACCTGTTCTACAGCGGCTTCTTCTACCCGCTCTATCTGGCCGGCCAAGGCAAAATGACCTGCAGCGGCGAGATCATCGACCTGATCCTGCGCGATGAGAGCATCCACGGCGTCTATGTCGGCGTACTCGCCCAGGAGATCTTCGAGGAGCTGTCCGAAGACGATCAGCGTGATGTCTATCAGACTATGGTCGGACTGCTGCGTCTGCTGCATGCCAACGAGGAGCAGTATACCGAGCAAATCTACGCACAGATCGGGCTTGTAGATGAAGTGAAGGCCTTCCTGCGCTACAACGCCAACAAGGCGATGATGAACCTGGGGCTGGACCCGCTGTTCGAAGAGGAAGAGATCAACCCGATCGTCCAGAACGGCATCAGCACCCACACCAAGCAGCATGACTTCTTCTCCAAAAAAGGCAACGGCTACGTCCGCGCGATGAACGTGGAGCCTTTGCGGGATGAGGATTTCCGGTTTTAAATAGATCGAACTTGTAATTTTTCTATCCTAGGATAGTCATGGCTACAGAGAATGTTTGGACTTCCGGCCGCTGCCCGTCCCCAGATTTCTTGATTAATACCGCTGCCCGCGGTGGAAATCCAAACCGAGCATATGCTTCCGATGCGAGCTTTCAGGCGGACGCTACCGCTCCTACAGTTCCAAACTTCTCTTTCGCCATTCATCCCTTATTTTTTTATTTTAAAAGTTCAATCTATTATGTTGTATGTAAGAAAAGCACCCGTCAGCAGAGACAAGCTGTCGGGTGCTTTTTTTTGAGACTAAATCCATGCAGGAACGTACCAGTAGAAGTGAATTTGATTTTGTCGAAAAGGAGTGTGCCGGTGTGGCCTTGCATGTTCAGGAGTATGGAGATCAAAGCGCATCTTATCTGATGGTATTCTTACACGGTGGCGGAGTGAGCGGCTGGATGTGGGATAGACAAGTGGAATATTTCGCCCATTATCATTGCATGGTTCCAGACTTGCCCGGACACGGGTTAAGTAATGATGACGTTATATTTTCAATTCAAAGCAGTGCAGAACAATTAAACCAAATAATCGGAGAACAAGCAGGCGGAAAGAAAGTCGTCCTGATCGGATTCTCTTTAGGTGCACAGGTTGCTGTCCAGATGGTTAGCCTGAGACCTGAGCTCATTGATTTTGCCATAATAAACAGTGCTCTGGTCAGACCCATGTCGTATGCTAAAAAGTGGATTCGACCGGCAGTCAGACTAACCTTCCCTTTAATTAAACAGAGATGGTTCTCCAGGCTTCAGGCTAAGACACTATATCTAGGCGATGAATACTTTGAACGATATTATGCCGAGAGCTGCCGGATACAGCCTGTCGCCTTGATCGCAGTGCTGGAAGAGAATATGACGTTCACTATTCCATCCGGTTTCAGTGAGGCCACAGGCAAGATACTGGTTACAGTAGGTGAGAAAGAAAAAGCTGTGATGAAGCAATCCGCTAAGGATCTTGTTGCTGCGAGCTCCAATTGTAATGGCGTGATCATCCCTGGCCTTGGACATGGGGTCTCTCTGGCGATGCCTGACTTCTTTAATCAAATGGTCGACATGTGGGTGCATAAAGGTGACGTACCCAAGGAATGTAAAAGGGTTTGATGTATTTGTTTTGTTCATCGTAAATAGTTTATTCCGTATCCTTCATATTAAGCTTATGTCTCATTATTATCGCTTCCTTACCCACTCTGAGCTGAATCTCCCCCTGCTGATCGGTCCGGTATACCTCTGTATTTGCGTCCTCCAGCCGGGCTAGTACATCGCCATTCGGATGCCCGTACAGGTTGTTCACCCCTGCTGAGATTACAGCCGCTGCCGGATTCCAGAAGGAGAGCCAGTCCGCACTGGTGGCGGTTTTGCTGCCGTGGTGGGCGACCTTGAGGATGTCGGTGGGCTTACCTGACTGTATTCCAGCCTGCTGTGCGGATTGCAATATCGCTTCCTCCGCCGCCTGGTCCATATCGCCTGTGAAAAGAAAGCTGCGGCCGTTCATCTCCAGCCGGAACACGACCGATTCGTGGTTCTGATCCTCTACCTCGTTTAGCAGAGTCTGCCCGTCCGCAGGCGGCTCCGGCCAGAGAAAATGCAGCTGCGCCGCCTCATCCGGAGTCAGGACCATGCCCTGCTGTACCGGATACAGCCGGACTCCTGCGGCAAGCGCTGTAGTCATCAGCTTAGTGTATGGTTCCGTATCCGCCAGCGAGCCGTTGAACAGCAGCGCCGACACCGGCATTCCCTCCAGCACCGCCTGCAGCCCTCCGGCATGATCCTGATCGCCATGTGTCAGGATCACCGCATCCAGCCGGTGGATGCCCCGCTGCTTCAGCAGCGGCAGCAGCGTCTTGGCCCCGACCTCGAACGGACTGCGGCGGATTCGCCAGGCCTCCTTCTTTCCGAAACTCACCGTTCCGCCGCCGTCCACCAGAATATGGGCTCCGCCCGGCGTGGTAATCAGGATGCTGTCTCCCTGCCCCACATCCAGGTAGCTGATCGCTCCCGTCCTGTTCAGGTCCTCCGCATTGTAGCCTCTGTACAGCAGAAGCGCCAGACTGGCAGCGCACAGCACAGCGGCAAGGCTGCTCCAGCGCGTAACGTCTGAATGCGGAAATGCCTGGAGGGCCAGCGCGGCTCTTCTGCTGTTCGCAGCTGCCGCTGGGACCGCCTTGTTGCTGCTGGTATTGCCGGCCTTACCGCGGCTGTTTCCCGGCAGCTCCAGCTCGGCCAGCGGCCGGGTCTCATCCTCCATATACTGGGGAACAAGCGTAATCTCTGTCCGTCTCTTCAACGCATACAACAAGCCGTAAAGTAGCCCGTAGTATAGGCAAATCCACAGTAATGAAGGTGAAGCCCAGATCAGCACACCTGCCGTAAACCCGTTTACCCACTCTACCGCCGCAAACGTAGCATTATTCAGCAGCTCTGCAAGCTGCACAGTTAAGAGGGCTGCAGTATTCCAGAACCGTCCAATCAGCAGCGCCAGCGTACCAAGCGGCAGCACCAGGAACGTGATGAAAGGCACCAGCAGCAGATTGGCGGCAAAGGACAGCAGCGAAAATTGGTTAAAGTAATAAATAGTCAGCGGGAAAGAGACCAGCTGTGCAATAAAAGTAACCGAAAGCGCACCCGCCATCCAGGAAGGTAAACGTCTGAACAATGGCGCGGCCAGCGGCGTATATACCATGAGACCTGCTGTCACCAGAAAGGACAGCTGAAAGCTGACGCTGAGCAGCAGATACGGGTTCCAGACCAGCATCATCAGTGCGGCAGCAGCCAGAATGTTCATTCCATCCTTAAGGATACCGAGCCTTGCGGCAAGCAGAGCAATCATGCTCATTATCCCGGCGCGAACCACTGACGGTCCGGCACCGGACAGCAGTACGTAGGCTGGTACAAGCAGTAATGTTACCGTGAGTGCTGTTTCTCTCGTGAAGCGGCAGCGGCGCAGAAGAAATAAGATCACCCCGACATAAACCGCAACATGCATTCCCGAGATCGCCAGAATATGAGTCAGCCCCAGCTGTGAGAACTGCTTGAAGGTCTCCGGGTCCAGATCCTCCTGGATACCGATGACAAGTCCCTTCATATAACCGGCATGCGGCTCCTCGAATAAGCGCTCCATCTCTGCGCCGAGGGTGGCGCGCATTCTATCATTCCAGCGCAGAATGCCGGATAGCTGCCACGATGCCGGAGGTTTAGCCGTTACACTCGCAGTTCCGGCCCCTTTCAGCAGCCAGTGAGTCTTTTTCGCGAGCAGATAGGCCTGGTAGTCGAATCCGCCGAAGTTACGCGCTATCTGCGGCTGGGCCAGCTCTCCTTCAATGACTACCCGGTCTCCCCGCTGCCATAGGGCAGCTACAGCGATTTCGCTTTCTTCCTGAAGCTTGATTTGAACGGCAACCAGTTCCCCTTTTGCTTCCTCTTCTGCTCCTGTTGCGTCTGCCCCTACTCCTGTTTCAGCTTCTGCTTCTGCTTCTGCTTCTGCTTCTGCTTCTGCATCTGTTTCAGCCCCTTCAGCTGCTGCGCTTCCTCCTTTTTCTGCATCTGCTGCTGCATCTGCTGCCGCCCCTGCCGCTACCACGACAGCTACTTTTTCTTTTGTAGCTACTTTAGCTCCCGTTTCTACATTCGCCGCTGTTTCGGTCTCCTGACTTCCCTGCCGCTCCAGTCCGATCCGTGACAACTTCAACGTAAAATCAACCCGGTCCCCGTCCCGCTCCACCGGGGAAGCAATAACGCCTGCGGCTGTAACGTTAGCCTCATTCAGTTCGGTTGCCGATCGCCCCAATTGCTCCGGCAGCAGGCTCACGTTACGCGCTTCACTCCACTCCCAATACAGGACTGCCGCAGCAATCGCCAGCCCGAACACAGCAGCCGTTCTCCAGCGTATGCCGCCGCTGACCGCCCAGATTGCAGGCAGCAGCAGTAGGCCTGCGAGGTAGAACAGCAAGCTGCGGCCGGAAAACATACAGCCTGCCGCACTTCCGGCAATCCAGCAGATCGTGAAGCTTAAGAGCGGCCTTCTGTTCATCTGCATCTCTCCTTTAATCATGGATCTACTCTCTTCTTCCGTCAAAATGGAGCTCTTTTCCTGTCCCGCTGCCGCAGCAACGACAAAGAACCCCTGCAAACGCAAACACATGCGTAAGCAGAGGTTCTTCCCCTGAAGATCTGAAGCTATCCATAACACTAACCTGTCCCTATTCTGTGTGGTGATGCAAGTCCTCCGGTATGCTTCCGGTTATTCTGATACCGAGATCATCGTTTCCTTCGGCGGCTCATAGTTCTCCAATTGGCGGAACACAATTCCTTTGGAGGAAAGCATGGCCTCCACCTTCTCCATATCCTTGCGGTACGGACGCAGATAGACAATCTCTACAATCCCGCTGTTGGCCAGCATATTGGCACAGGTCCAGCAAGGTTCATCCGTGACGTAGACGGTACTGCCTTCCCGGTCACTCCGGTCTGTGAACAGCAGCAGATTCTGCTCGGCATGGATCGTGCGGATACAGCGCTGCTTTTTCACCATGGTCTCTACGCCGTCAATAATCTCACGCTCATATTGCTCGGAGACCATACAGCCTGCTTCCGAGCAGTCCGGAACACCCATCGGTGCGCCGTTATAGGCGGTGCCCAGCAGCTTCTTGCCCTGCACCAGCACAGCGCCGACATGGCGGCGGGGACATCGCGAACGGGTGGAGACCATGCAGGCAATATCCATGAAGTATGTATCCCAGTTCTTGCGGTAAGCCACAGTCATCAGCAATCTCCACTTCCTCTTAAATAGTTGTTCATTATTGTAACATAATGCAGCAATCTTTCACTATACAGCTTGTCCTAAAACTACCCTGTCCAGCTGTTCTCGTTACAGCCTCATGCTGCGTAAACGGCAATTGCTGATACAAACGTCGATTCTGGCGTTAAGCTCAGTTCTCCGGCAGCCTCAAGCTAGGCCTGTTACTAGTCCTTTTCGGTTTCTGGCCTTAACTGTATTCTGTACAACTAAAAAGACCGAAATTCTGATAAAAAGCAGTTTAATTGCACTTCGTACACTTATATCTCGATCTGCTGAGCTAAAATCGCCACAACGTATTTTAATGGGTCGAAGTGCAACTAAATTTAAGAAATTAGTAGTTTTACTGTTTTTAGTTGTACCCAATATACTTATCTGACTGGCGGAGCATACGGTTGGGCAGGGCAGGGTAGACTCGGCTCAATCAGACAACCTTGTGTAACAAAACAACCCCCCCGGCAATTCCCTGTCAATTGTAGTGTATACAAGCTTCAGTATGAATGCTGCCGCCCGCTCGAATCATCCAGCGTGTCCCTGGACTCAAAATGCCACCAGCGGCTTCAGCTGCTCCAGCAGCTTCGGCCCGATTCCCTTGACCTTGCCCAGATCGGTCAGGCTGCGGAACGCTCCCTTGCTGCTGCGGTACTCGATAATCGCCTGCGCCTTCTTCTCTCCGATACCCGGCAAGTCCATCAGGGCTACGGTATCGGCAATGTTCACGTTGACCCTGCCGTCAGCAGCCACTGCTGCACCTGCGGCACCTGCTGGTCCCGCGCCCCCTATTGCACCAACAGTCCCTCCATTAGCGGTTCCATTCTCAGCTACTCCTGCGATCCCGCCACCAACCGCCGTTCCGTCCTTACCATCCGCATTTCCGTCATTCCTACCTGCCACTGCCCCGGATGTCCCCGCCGGAGCAGTAATCCCGGCGCCATTAACCACTCCGGCGTTATCACTTGCAGCACCGGCCTTATCACTTACAGCACCAGCCTTACCAACAGCCGCTCCATTCACATTGCCGCCTTCCCCCTTTGCCTTCACCCCGGCTTCCCCAGTCATAGCACCAGCTTCACCACTCTCCCCTGCTGTTCCCGCCCCGCCATCCGCCACCCCCAGCGCCTGTGCCATCCCGGCGTTCAGGGTCTCCCACCCGGCGATGCCGTCCTCCGCCCTGTGGTCTGCAGCCCAGACTAGAGCGCCGCCCAGCAGGGCAGCGGCAATAGCGCAGCCGATCATTCTTTTGCCCATGAAGCTGTCCTCCTTCAGTAAACTGGAATTTTATTCAAAAACAAGCTTAAAACCTGTCATTTGTCCAAGACTGCCGTGCATACATTGAACGAAGAGTATTCCTGTAAGCCCAGAACCCAGCAACATTAGAAAGGAGGCAACCACAGGATGAAAGTGGGATTTATCGGAACAGGCAGCATGGGCGGTCTGCTCATCGACGCCTTTCTTCGTTCGGGAGCCCTTGATCCGTGTGATGTGCTGGCCAGCAACCGCAGCCCGGGCAAGCTGAGGGAGCTGAAGAAGCTTCATCCCGGAATCACTGTATGCTCGGGCAACATCGAAGCCGCGTCCGAGAGCGATATCGTGTTTCTGTGTGTCAAACCTTTGCAGTTCAAAATGTTAAGCGATGAGATTGCCCCTTACCTGCGCAGCGAGCAGATTGTCGTATCCATTACTAGTCCAGTTCAGCTGTACCATCTTGAATCCGTACTGCCCTCCAAAATTGCCAAGATTATTCCCAGCATCACCCATTCCGTCAAAAGCGGGACTTCTCTGTGCATTTTCGGAAGCAGATTAAATAAAAAAGACAGGCTGGTCCTGCTCCGGCTATTCTCATGTATTGGTGTTCCTGCGGAAATCCCGGAGAACCATACGAGGATTGCCTCTGATTTCTCCAGCTGCGGCCCGGCGTTCATCAGCTATTTCCTGGAACGGTGGATCGAAGCGGCTGTAGAAGCAACCGGCATTGATGAGGCCCTGGTCAGCCGTCTG
This window contains:
- a CDS encoding ABC transporter ATP-binding protein, with protein sequence MTSIPNSLKKERSARRDKSEAGAVRLLLRLSAPYKFQLLLACLCVVIVNGAFLIQPLILQRVIDHFLIGGAAQSGLNSIGGLALLYVTVAAAGGIFSYLQALIAGKAGQSLIHELRVRVFSIIERLPLPYLDRTSSGRLITRATNDTAEISELYTDVVISLVKDVLLLLGIIYAMLLLSPSLTLVSFTVIPVMTFLVLFIKNRIKKNFFHMKHYIGQINGFFAESLSGMRVIQSFRAEKEKEDQFLKLNGEYFRTTLIQVRLNSVLKPASDMFQSLAVAILVWYSISRISGGTLQIGVLFAFTTYIKQFFNPISDLADKYTSIQSALVSTERIFELIREEDRLEQPDSGLPMERLHGTVEFRHVWFAYNDADWVLRDVSFVIGKGQTAAFIGETGAGKTTIISLINGFYRVQKGEILIDGVNVNDIRLDDLRRNISVVLQDVFLFSGTIRDNITLGDDIAEENVLEALQASCAEEFVLGSPGGIEGPVTERGGTLSAGQRQLISFARAIAHDPAIFVLDEATANIDTHTEKLIQKAIDNVASGRTTLIIAHRLSTIAGADLIIAMKEGRIAESGHPRELRQRGGYYAELLEESRNHIMSS
- the nrdI gene encoding class Ib ribonucleoside-diphosphate reductase assembly flavoprotein NrdI, which translates into the protein MLIAYDSKTGNVRRFINKLKLPAVQIEEHMTIDEPYVLVTYTTGFGQIPEKVSSFLEKNHSRLKGIAASGNKNWGELYAHSADLIAQRYNVPVVGKFELSGTFGDVQRIKQEVDRVAAY
- the nrdE gene encoding class 1b ribonucleoside-diphosphate reductase subunit alpha; the protein is MRHIELNNMLMKRDESGFFQLDKDQEAVAEFMRDVERRSLTFKDTKSKVDYMIANDYYEDLYDRYSAAEMEDVYRIAHEYNFQFPSYMAASKFYTDYAVKSNDRKQYLEHYPDRVAVVALHLGRGNVETARTLVRSMMEQRLQPATPTFLNAGKSRRGEMVSCFLLEMDDSLNSINYVLNTCMQLSKIGGGVAVNLSKLRSRGETIKGVEDAAKGIMPVLKLMEDGFSYADQMGQRKGSGAAYYNIFGWDVLEFLDSKKINADERTRLKTLSIGLIVPNRFYKLAQDNQPLHVFAPYTVFQAYGTHLDDMDLDVMYDTLLADSRVKKKVAMSARDMLTKIAMIQLESGYPYIMNKSNANNAHALRNVGQIKMSNLCTEIFQLQETSEINNYGEQDAIRRDISCNLASLNIVNVMEHGKIRESVHEGMLALTAVSDMTTVSNAPGVAKANKEMHSVGLGVMNLHGYFAKNKIAYESEQARDFARTFFMTMNFHSIEKSMQIAAETGETFHGFAASDYASGVYFDRYLTTDYRPVTARAQELFQGIYIPTTEDWKQLRDDVMKNGLYHAYRLAIAPTASISYIQNATSSVMPIVEQIETRTYANSTTYYPMPYLRPDNVFFYKSAYQMDQFKVIDLIAEIQPHIDQGISTVLHVNSDVTTRELARSYLYAAHKGLKSLYYTRTNKLSVEECLSCSI
- the nrdF gene encoding class 1b ribonucleoside-diphosphate reductase subunit beta yields the protein MSAIKAVNWNRPDDDYSLMFWNQNIMQFWTDDEIPLSDDKMSWLTLSEIEKDSFMKVLGGLTLLDTIQGGVGMPQIMEHVDGLQRKAVLGFMGMMEQIHAKSYSSIFTTLASTEEIDGIFRWVEDNTFLQFKAETISEYYKKIESPKDLYLAMAASVLLESYLFYSGFFYPLYLAGQGKMTCSGEIIDLILRDESIHGVYVGVLAQEIFEELSEDDQRDVYQTMVGLLRLLHANEEQYTEQIYAQIGLVDEVKAFLRYNANKAMMNLGLDPLFEEEEINPIVQNGISTHTKQHDFFSKKGNGYVRAMNVEPLRDEDFRF
- a CDS encoding alpha/beta fold hydrolase, with product MQERTSRSEFDFVEKECAGVALHVQEYGDQSASYLMVFLHGGGVSGWMWDRQVEYFAHYHCMVPDLPGHGLSNDDVIFSIQSSAEQLNQIIGEQAGGKKVVLIGFSLGAQVAVQMVSLRPELIDFAIINSALVRPMSYAKKWIRPAVRLTFPLIKQRWFSRLQAKTLYLGDEYFERYYAESCRIQPVALIAVLEENMTFTIPSGFSEATGKILVTVGEKEKAVMKQSAKDLVAASSNCNGVIIPGLGHGVSLAMPDFFNQMVDMWVHKGDVPKECKRV